The genomic interval tatatatactcacATACTCACATATGTGTAAACTTGATTGATTGACTGACACTGAAGGCTTCAGAAGGCTGCTATACCCGCTCTCGTGCATacctactactactactatatCGATCTGAACTATATGAATCTGTTAACTGACTTACCAGATCTTTATATGCATTTGTATTGTACTTTACTCTACTACGATTAAGTCGAATTTATGCGAATTTATTGTAACTGTTTAATGTACACTTGGCTATTGCACAATCAGTGTTGCTTTGACCCCTGACCTTCGATCCCCAAACCCAAAACACACCCAAAACACCCCGCTTTTGCATTTgagatttttattttgctttcgCCGTACTTATTACTTATGATTATGATTCTACTTCGAAATGTGCCTTAAGAGTTCAAAGGTTCTCGCATTCCAAGTGCGTAGTGTGTAGATTGTGCGACAAATCttaaagaatatatacatacgataTACATTGTACGAGTATAACTAACTTGATGAGATCGATGAAGAGTAGCTACCGATACCTAGACAAGCAATGCTCGTGTAAGTCAACCAGAGAGCTCCGAAAGGTGAGAGGTCGCCGAGAGGTCACCGGAAACTCCTCCCGATAACACCCACACTCATCCACAATTGTACCTTAGTAGTAGTTTTGTAGTCACCCACATCCGGTGGTAATCCGACACAGACACGTACACCTAGCCCTAAGTGGACCCTAATTAGATGTTCGTAGTTTGCATTGCGTAACCAGTTGAACccaatatatatactatatatgtatgtgtacaCCAGATCCCAGATTATCCAGATAATCCAGATATAAAACTCCAACCCGCCAATACCGGAAATAGGATCCAAGCCCGAGAATCGAATCGATGCATGACAACCGAACCCGATGTTAGTCCCATCTATTTTgctaatacatatatatattatattctaatCTTTATAATACCAATGTATTGTGTGTGCCCCCTTCTCTCTTCTTGTCTCCAATCATTTGCTGTTTTACCCGTATTCGTAATACCCGTAATATACGTTATATCCGTAACGGAGTGCGAGATACTTCGAAACCAAGTAGCTTCAGCAGTTCCCAATATATTTGCCCAGTAGCTAGATAATACCTAATTGTGTAACAATAACATAATACCAATAACAATACCAATAGcctatgtatgtattttgAAAATCGTTTGAAGCCGAACAACCAGATTGATGGTCTATTTATCTTGCAACAACTCTATTACAGTATCAACTATTCTCCGGACGTAACTAAAGATACAGAAACGCAATCAGATAAATACATTCAAAAGAATCCAATTactttttaatgcaatttcgGTCCATTTATGAAACACCAGTAATCAACTTATACTATATTAGCGGCATAAATACTATAtatgaaattatgaaaattgtaAACGTATACCAAGCGCAAGCATAACTAAGTATTTTCAGTCGAATCTCTAAATGTTGTTAGCCAATCAAATTTGATGTGACCAAAACAACATATTAATCccaaaaataattgtaatttatcaaaaacaaaagtgtcaAACACAACCCAACAATCaccaaaaaaacacacaatcCAGATAAAAAACATATGAACACTATGCAGAATGCAATCAATTCCTAGAAATCCTAACTATtcttgaatatatttattgtgaaTGTTTACGctaggcaaaacaaaaaacatgtCAAATATACCTCTACGTGTCATTGAACTCGCCTATATCATACGAAAATACTCACTTAGTTTAAACCATATCACACTGCACGGGATAAAGAAGCAAGCATATattgtgtgtttattttgctAACATCAATCAGAACGTTATTTCAATGATAAATATGCAATCAAATAGGCGAGAGAGAATCGTGTACCTACATACATCGTACCTAGCACCATAGAAATCAAACTTATCACAGAGCTTTACAGCAAACGCaatcaaaaacaagaaaaaaaccaaTGAATATGAATAACCTCGAATACGAAAGGgaagtttatttttagccaagaACCTCGAGAGTTCCCGCCTGCGCTTTATAGTGATGAATcccacataaatatatatatctccaCCCATCATCCAATCcatcaatatatatacacactcTGATCAACCGGAATAAATAACTCGAAAAACACCCAAAACTACTACTAAGGTGAATACACGAATCCAACCCAAGGTGCACCGATCCAATGTCCACCGATCCGTAATAGAACCAGAACCAGTAATTACAGAAGCCGCTGTTCCCGAATGCAATCTCAAACTCAAATCTCAAAACTCAATCTCACATTTATAGTCAATTTGTATAGTTGGGCAGCTATATGCGTAAAAGTgtggtaaatggtaaatggtataTGGTAAACTCTTGAAACTTTATATGGTGAAGACTCACCTATGTCATAGATGTATTCATTACGTAAACGGCAATTAAAGCGATTATTATTGTTGTGCTATGTTTAGCGGTGtagaaaagaaaaccgaaattatatgaatttatatatgtatacaagcAAAAGCAGGACGAACTCTACCTGGGACACGATAAAACCTACTTTACTACATGatatgatatacatatgtatattctctGAAACACACGAACGGAAACGGGACAATCAAAATTCAACCGACACTTATTCTATACCAACTATCAACTAacaaaacaattacaattttaagttATATACGTTGTTGTGTTCGTTTGATTCGTTGGATCTGCATTTGGTTAATGCCAGCTAATCTGATCCTCAAACTCCAGCATATCCTTGCCATGCACCTGAAACTGCTTTGCATTTTGTTCGGTCggaatttgttgtttatttcaTCTTAGACAAGCATATCGATATGGTTTACTAGCGTTTAATTGTACGTATACATAATTAgatttacttaattttaattaatgtttacGTGACAAGACagaaaactaaaaccaaaaacacaaaaaaaaaacaaaaaaattaataacaaaataaaacaaaaaggggaAAACCAAAAGCTCAAACTGGACTGAACTGAACATTTAAGAGTTATATTATGTACATTattgaattgcatttgattGTGTGAAGATCGTTTTAGTGAGAGTAACTGCGGTTAAACTTAAAGGGTATTATATTTGTATTCGAATTTGTATGTAACTCTGATCGTATGTACGTTATGTTATCGTAAGTGTACCATCCTAGATCCTCTAACGAATTGAAAATGAAGCCAACTCTGTCTCTTGTGATTCTATTGTGATGCTATGGGAGTCAAGCAGCACTCAACTGTTTTTATGCCTCTTAAAGTTTAAAACAAAGCTTAtcgaagcaaaaccaaaactaaaCTACCTATCTCTACTCTAGTCTATGCAATGCTAATTGGCAACCCGAACTATTGAAAACAATCATGCACAATAAATGTTATGCAATTGAGAGAATCCAAGGCCAAAGACCCACAACTTTTTCTTACACTACTCGAAGTAATTGTGTACAACTAAAGGAATTCTAGATTTTAAATGTGCTAAAACTGTTTATAGTCAAGTACTTAATTATGAGTGTAATTATCGAATATTAATACGTACAAAGATTGGGGCATTTGGCATAGTAATACTAATGTATAAACATGGGATCGATGgttaattgaaaatggaatGGTGCAAATGCGTGTGACAATGTACGTatataacaaaaattgaatttaaatgtttaataaatgtGTGGAAATGAATAAATGCGCTGTACTCAATTACACTCTACCCTCTACGTTAGCTTCTCGTCCAGGAAAAGTGGATCCAAGCTGCATTTTTGGCGCTGCTCCATGTAATCCAAGCTCTGGTGGTTATACAGGCGCTGTCCCATGCTGCGTGCCACATTGTCGGATTCGTCGGTGTTCGCCTCCTCTATAAGGAGCTGTTAGGACACGATTTTCTGGTTAGAAACTACTTTTAAAAGCTGAGCCCTTCTGCTCACCTCGATTTCCTTGGACAGAAATGCCTTGGTGCCATCACTCAACTTCTTTTGCGGCTGGCCCATCAAAGCGTTTTCCAGAAATTTGTAGGCCTCACTGAAAGAAGCATTACCATTATtattacaaatacaaataaattaaataaaaaccattcCCACTTCAAGTCAATGCCACTCAGTTCCTCTGGCGATGGCTTTGTCTCATTTTGGATTATGGAGTTCACAGCGGCGGCTGCTTCGAATTCGCAGAGTTCCGAGAGTTTGGAGCTTTTCATGAGTTCCAGCCACTGAGTAATGTTGCTTAAGCTAACTGAGTCGCAATTCTTAACCATTTCCTCGCTTCTGCCAATCGTGGTGGCCACATATTCTGGAAAGGATCGTTGATATGCACTATTACTTTTTGCAACATCATTTGTGGAACTCACCAAGCACGGCGGTCGAATAGTTTCGATTTCGGTGCTTTGATGCTTCCAGCAAGGTCTGCTGAGAGTAGCCCTGCTTGTTGAGTTGCCTTTGCAGCTTTAGTTTCACATCCCTCGGAATGCTTGCACTTTTTACTGCGTCTTTCTTGCCGGAGTTTTCCGAATCCGGCGTAAGTTGTTGCTTGTCCATTTCCTTGAAAgttttgtttacgttttcttAGGGTGACCCTCTTTGGTATTTAAAATGTAGTATTTTTTATTCTTAGAGTATTGAGctgtttaaaaacaaataatatttgcaaCATATCATcttgcaaaatgtttgttttatttgtaaactgtatataattgtaaatactaaataactaaatatcgATAGAATTAATTGAATAGATTTAAGAATGAACGATAGTATCATCGATATATCGAATGTAGAGAAGGGATCGAGAAGTTGAAGGAGAAACATCgttaataaagaatatataaaattgttacaAAAATCAGGTGTGGGGTATATCCCAAAACAGTTATAATAAAGCAAGACTACGATGGAATATAGTGTTATtctaaaaaaatcaaaaactgagttaattgacattttaaaagcaaacgAAGTTTATTTTGGCGAAGACGCGACTTTAGTTCAACTGCGCAACGCCGTTAAGAGTGTAATGGctgagaataaaaataaaaccatagCGTCAAACCTAGTGAAAACCATAGAGGCAGATGAAGAACCAACTAATGTGACGATTCCTAAAAGTGAAATTAAGACGATTGGCGGTGGCAACGAGAATGTGCACGAGGATTCggatgaaattaaaatttacgaGAAGTCAATAACTGTAACCGGTGACAGTGGCAGCATGCACAGGGAAGAAAGAGACAACCATAGTGTAGCGCCAAGCGGCAGCGTGGATGATGAAATACCTGGAAAAGATGATGAAATAACTACGAGAAATGAGGCAATAAGAAAGAATGAAATGCTAAACGAGAAAAAGCATGATTTATCAAGAGAGGCTGAATATGTACAGTTAGAGATGCAGCATTTAAACAACTTGGAAAACTTGTACCTAGCTCGTATGCGTGTTGCTGAGCTGGAAGCAGATTTTAAGTTAATGGAAGGAGGAGCAAGAACCGTGAGAAATGACGTCATTGGGATGAAAGACATAGAAGCCTtgattaattgtttttcgGGAGATGATGGCTACCCGATACGGCGTTGGATAAATGACTTTGAGCATATAATGAACACGTATGACGTACCAGATCAACGCCGTTGGATATTTGCTAGGCGTATGTTAAGCGGATCAGCAAAAGCTCAAATGATCAATGTGAACCCTTTAACATGGAATACCCTATGCAAGGAGCTGCTGGCGATTTTTGAACAAAAAGTGACTGCGTGGGACGTGATTAAACAGCTTGAAGCGAGACAAAAATTTCCTGATGAAAGTACGTTGCACTATTACATCGCTATGTGTGGCATTTCGAAGCAAGCAACGCTAGCGGATTCTGATGTAATTCGTGCAATTGTGAGTGGGCTCCAAGACAAAACAGGAGCTGCCACTTCTTTAGCCTTTTGTGAATCGTTGGATGAATTGCGCAAGAAGATAACTATATATGATAAAGTAAAGATATCTGATCAACGGGTGGCTGCTGCAAACGTGGATAGTTCGAGTAAtgtaaaaatgattaaatcaACAAACCTTCAGCAACGACCTACAGCTGTGCGTTGTTACAATTGCCGAAAATTGGGGCATATAATGAGCGAGTGCAGACGCCCAAAGAGACCTGAAGGTGCCTGCTTCAACTGCTACAGCCAGGACCACAAATACCAGGACTGCCCGAGGAAGAGGGGCGTCACTACCGTAGCAGCCATGCAAGATGGGGAA from Drosophila yakuba strain Tai18E2 chromosome 3L, Prin_Dyak_Tai18E2_2.1, whole genome shotgun sequence carries:
- the LOC6533561 gene encoding uncharacterized protein LOC6533561; the encoded protein is MDKQQLTPDSENSGKKDAVKSASIPRDVKLKLQRQLNKQGYSQQTLLEASKHRNRNYSTAVLEYVATTIGRSEEMVKNCDSVSLSNITQWLELMKSSKLSELCEFEAAAAVNSIIQNETKPSPEELSGIDLNEAYKFLENALMGQPQKKLSDGTKAFLSKEIELLIEEANTDESDNVARSMGQRLYNHQSLDYMEQRQKCSLDPLFLDEKLT